The proteins below come from a single Cannabis sativa cultivar Pink pepper isolate KNU-18-1 chromosome 3, ASM2916894v1, whole genome shotgun sequence genomic window:
- the LOC115709134 gene encoding ATP synthase subunit gamma, mitochondrial yields the protein MAMAALRREGRRYLSPLTSPNPISAAAALRSSLIAEEQAPCGGVRSISTQIVRNRMKSVKNIQKITKAMKMVAASKLRAIQNKAENSRGLWQPFTALLGDVPSVDVKKNVIVTVSSDKGLCGGINSTSVRISKGFFKMNSGPEKHTKYVVLGEKAKAQLIRDSKKHIDLTMTELQKNPLNYTQVSVLADDILKNVEYDALRVIFNKFQSVVSFIPTVSTVLSPEVVEREAEAGGKIGDLDSYEIEGGETKSEVLQNLTEFQFSCVLFNAVMENACSEQGARMSAMDSSSRNAGEMLDRLTLTYNRTRQASITTELTEIISGASALEG from the exons ATGGCCATGGCAGCTCTGAGACGAGAGGGGAGGCGCTATCTCTCCCCTCTGACCTCCCCAAATCCGATCTCTGCCGCCGCCGCCCTCCGATCCTCTCTCATTGCTGa GGAGCAGGCTCCTTGTGGAGGAGTACGCTCTATTTCAACTCAAATTG TTAGGAACCGAATGAAGAGTGTGAAAAATATCCAAAAGATTACAAAGGCAATGAAGATGGTTGCAGCCTCAAAGCTACGAGCAATTCaaaataaagctgaaaattCCCGTGGCTTATGGCAGCCTTTTACTGCACTTCTTGGTGATGTTCCCA GTGTTGATGTTAAGAAGAACGTTATTGTAACTGTATCTTCAGACAAAGGACTTTGTGGTGGAATTAATTCCACCTCGGTCAGGATAAGCAAGGGTTTCTTCAAGATGAATTCTG GTCCTGAGAAACATACAAAATATGTTGTATTGGGTGAGAAGGCAAAAGCTCAATTGATACGTGACTCAAAGAAACATATTGACCTGACAATGACTGAGTTGCAGAAGAATCCTCTTAATTATACTCAG GTTTCTGTTCTTGCTGATGACATTTTGAAAAATGTGGAGTATGATGCCCTTAGAGTTATCTTCAACAAGTTCCAGTCAGTTGTCTCTTTTATTCCAACAGTGTCAACTGTGTTGTCTCCAGAG GTCGTGGAGAGAGAGGCTGAAGCTGGGGGAAAGATCGGTGATTTAGACTCCTATGAGATTGAAGGTGGTGAGACAAAGTCAGAAGTTCTCCAGAATCTGACCGAGTTCCAGTTTTCTTGT GTCTTGTTCAACGCTGTGATGGAGAATGCTTGTAGTGAGCAAGGGGCGAGGATGTCTGCTATGGATAGTTCAAGCAGAAATGCTGGAGAAATGCTTGACCGTCTCACACTTACTTATAACCG AACCCGTCAAGCATCTATCACAACAGAATTGACTGAGATTATTTCTGGAGCATCAGCACTGGAGGGCTAA
- the LOC133036240 gene encoding uncharacterized protein LOC133036240 — translation MLRYRHVNIDTICPVCSSNNETILHRLVECSFARACWVNTGIDVDLEYVGTFTGWIEACFQTFEGDQRKIIAMTCWAIWKARNDCVWKEKSASVATVTVLALSMLEQWSKVQDKDYVPTAAFLTAADGALSWQIPATGEVKINTDAALFYDPNRYSFACVARDASGHVLEVISCCNPGIVTPELAEAMGVREALSWLKKKGWNQVTIESDCFTVIQALRSPLPMFSYFGGVISDCKMLLEGVSDVSILFVKQSANGVAHAFA, via the coding sequence ATGCTTCGGTATAGACATGTCAATATTGATACTATTTGTCCTGTGTGTTCTTCCAATAATGAAACAATATTGCATCGACTGGTGGAGTGTTCTTTTGCTCGGGCTTGTTGGGTCAATACGGGAATAGATGTTGATTTGGAGTATGTTGGTACTTTCACAGGTTGGATTGAGGCTTGCTTTCAAACTTTTGAGGGGGATCAAAGAAAGATCATAGCCATGACTTGTTGGGCTATATGGAAGGCTAGAAATGATTGTGTTTGGAAGGAAAAAAGTGCTAGTGTGGCGACTGTCACTGTCTTGGCTTTGAGTATGTTGGAACAATGGAGTAAAGTGCAAGACAAAGATTACGTTCCTACTGCTGCATTTTTGACAGCAGCCGATGGTGCACTTTCTTGGCAAATACCAGCAACAGGGGAGGTCAAAATTAATACCGATGCAGCTCTTTTCTATGATCCTAATAGGTATAGTTTTGCTTGTGTTGCTAGGGATGCTTCGGGTCATGTATTGGAAGTAATTTCTTGCTGTAATCCCGGTATCGTAACTCCAGAATTAGCTGAGGCTATGGGTGTGAGGGAGGCATTAAGTTGGCTCAAAAAGAAAGGTTGGAATCAGGTTACCATTGAATCCGATTGTTTTACTGTGATTCAAGCTCTGCGTAGTCCACTTCCTATGTTTTCATATTTTGGGGGTGTAATTTCCGATTGTAAGATGTTGTTGGAAGGTGTTAGTGATGtgtctattttatttgttaaaCAATCTGCTAATGGTGTTGCTCATGCTTTTGCTTGA
- the LOC115709133 gene encoding respiratory burst oxidase homolog protein A, whose product MVMEITSMEVHNVESHILQELPFTKNSLSPSSSSSSFSSSYSSSAGSSSFSVVPVITLSPAQTELNGAENPHYIPGNSDSSKLDSFNEWLSFFGIMEKGSGIEWKQIENRFDQISIAANGSEPVLKCSDFGFCIGMQQSPEFANEILRAVRGRKDFKTCITKQELYSYWCRLTDPCIDSRIKIFFDLCDKNMDGKITETDVKQTVLLSACTNKLSLTHEEAEDYASLVMEFLDIKNRGYIELQEFETLFRVSLRNGTLPAKQSSVTQKTHDPLTEQTSKAEILFRSYWRRAWIVLFWIVVCIILFTWKFIQYRHRAAFEVMGYCVSTAKGAAETLKFNMALILLPVCRNTITWLRSNPRINSVIPFNDNINFHKLIAGGIVVGVILHGGTHLGCDFPRISKSNNSVFQQTIAAGFGYHQPSYLEILATTEVATGIVMVVLMAISFLLATKWPRRQSPLLPRTVRHVTGYNTFWYSHHLFIPVYALLIIHSMFLFLTDDAAEKTTWMYISIPIAVYTGERILRAIRSSSCEVQILKASFYPGKVLSLKLQKPEGFRYQSGMYIFIQCPQISPFEWHPFSLTSGPEDDYLSVHIRTLGDWSYTIYSIFQEATLSGGKKYPKIYIDGPYGAASQDHVKYDMVVLIGLGIGATPFISILKDVVNGIREAKINQNGWNLRKGRPVKAYLYWVTREQSSFDWFRDVLKEISNSDQNQSVVEVHNFLTSIYQEGDVRSTLISAIQALHHAKHGIDIVSRTPVRTHFSRPNWFNIFSKLAWRHRGARIGVFYCGPSALAKELEGLCTKFSTKTTTRFVFHKEHY is encoded by the exons ATGGTTATGGAAATAACATCAATGGAGGTCCATAATGTAGAGTCTCATATCCTCCAAGAACTACCCTTTACCAAAAATAGTCTATCACcttcttcctcttcctcttcattttcttcttcttattcttcctCTGCTGGTTCTTCTTCTTTCAGTGTAGTTCCTGTTATTACTTTATCCCCAGCTCAAACTGAACTAAATGGAGCAGAGAATCCCCACTACATACCAGGAAATAGTGATTCATCAAAGCTGGACTCATTCAATGAATGGCTCAGTTTTTTTGGCATAATGGAAAAGGGTTCTGGGATTGAGTGGAAGCAGATTGAGAACCGGTTCGACCAGATTTCCATAGCTGCAAATGGGTCTGAACCGGTTCTCAAATGCTCAGACTTTGGTTTCTGCATAG GAATGCAACAATCACCAGAATTTGCTAATGAGATATTGAGGGCTGTAAGGGGAAGAAAGGATTTCAAAACTTGTATAACAAAACAAGAACTCTATAGTTACTGGTGTCGTTTGACTGATCCTTGTATTGATTCAAGGATAAAGATCTTCTTTGactt GTGTGACAAAAATATGGATGGAAAAATTACTGAAACAGACGTCAAACAG ACTGTTTTACTAAGTGCGTGTACAAATAAATTGTCTCTCACGCATGAGGAAGCAGAAGACTATGCTTCTCTGGTTATGGAATTTCTTGACATAAAAAATAGAGGCTACATTGAG TTACAAGAATTTGAAACACTATTCAGAGTGAGCTTGAGAAATGGCACACTACCGGCTAAGCAATCATCAGTGACACAAAAAACTCATGACCCTTTAACAGAGCAAACCTCAAAAGCTGAAATTTTATTCAGGTCATATTGGAGAAGAGCATGGATAGTGTTGTTTTGGATTGTTGTTTGCATTATTCTGTTCACATGGAAATTCATCCAATATCGGCATAGAGCAGCTTTTGAAGTTATGGGATACTGTGTTTCCACTGCCAAAGGTGCAGCCGAGACATTGAAATTCAACATGGCTCTCATCCTCCTCCCTGTTTGTCGTAATACAATCACATGGCTTAGGAGTAACCCAAGGATCAACTCAGTTATTCCCTTCAACGACAATATCAACTTCCACAAG TTGATTGCAGGAGGGATTGTGGTGGGAGTGATTCTTCATGGTGGCACTCATCTTGGTTGTGATTTCCCAAGAATTAGTAAATCCAACAATTCAGTTTTCCAACAGACAATAGCAGCCGGATTCGGGTACCACCAACCATCATACCTAGAGATATTAGCCACCACAGAGGTGGCAACAGGGATTGTTATGGTAGTGCTAATGGCCATTTCATTTTTACTAGCAACTAAGTGGCCACGACGCCAGTCGCCATTGCTACCAAGGACAGTTCGACATGTCACTGGATACAACACTTTTTGGTACTCTCACCACTTATTCATTCCTGTGTATGCCTTACTTATTATCCACTCCATGTTCCTATTCCTAACAGATGATGCGGCTGAAAAAACA ACATGGATGTACATTTCCATTCCAATTGCTGTATACACCGGAGAACGGATCCTCAGAGCCATAAGATCAAGCAGCTGTGAGGTTCAAATTTTGAAG GCAAGTTTTTATCCAGGAAAAGTTTTGTCCCTCAAGTTGCAGAAACCAGAAGGATTTAGGTACCAGAGTGGCATGTACATATTCATTCAATGCCCTCAAATATCACCATTTGAATG GCATCCATTCTCACTAACTTCAGGACCAGAAGATGACTATTTAAGTGTGCATATAAGAACTCTAGGTGACTGGAGTTATACAATATATAGTATTTTCCAAGAG GCAACACTATCTGGGGGAAAGAAGTACCCTAAAATATACATCGATGGGCCTTATGGAGCTGCCTCCCAAGACCATGTCAAGTATGATATGGTTGTGCTGATTGGTCTTGGAATAGGAGCTACACCCTTCATCAGCATCCTCAAAGATGTTGTCAATGGCATTAGAGAAGCAAAAATCAACCAa AATGGTTGGAACTTAAGAAAGGGTAGACCAGTTAAAGCCTATCTTTATTGGGTTACAAGAGAACAAAGCTCATTTGATTGGTTTAGAGATGTACTGAAGGAGATATCAAACTCTGACCAGAATCAG TCCGTTGTAGAGGTACATAATTTCCTGACTAGCATATATCAGGAAGGAGATGTACGATCAACCTTAATAAGTGCTATTCAGGCCCTTCATCATGCCAAACATGGCATAGATATAGTCTCCAGGACTCCA GTACGCACACATTTTTCTAGACCAAATTGGTTCAACATCTTTTCAAAACTAGCTTGGAGACATAGAGGAGCCAGGATTG GGGTATTTTACTGTGGTCCATCTGCTTTAGCAAAAGAGTTAGAGGGATTATGTACCAAATTCTCTACCAAGACCACTACCAGATTCGTATTTCACAAGGAGCACTACTAG